The Candidatus Tanganyikabacteria bacterium region ACCTGGCCCTGGAACTGATCGGCGGGGAGGACCGGTAGATGCTCGTCACGCGCGTCAAGATCCGCAACTTCGGCATCTTCCAGGATGCCGCGTTCGATTTCGGCCCCGGGCTGACGGTCCTCGAAGGCCCCAACGAGGCTGGCAAGAGCACGCTGCTGGCGTTCCTCCGGTGGGCGCTGTTCGGCACCCACGCCATACCGCCCCTGCGAGGCGGGCAGGCCGAAGGATCCGTCTGCCTCCAGATCCCGGGCGGCACGGCGGAGGTGACGCGCTGGGCCAGGGGGCCGCGGTCGTCGACCGTCCGCGTGGTCCTTCCCGGAAACGTCGAGGGCACCGAGGCGGATCTCCAGGCCATGCTCGGCCGCGCCGACAGCACGCTGTTCACCACCGTGTTTTCGTTCAGCGAGGCCGAACTTGGTTCGTTCGATCAGCTTGGCAGCGACGAGATCCGCGCCCGCATCTTCGAGGCCGGCATCTCGGGCGCCGGGCAGCGGGCCACGGTCGCGCTGACCAAGCTTGTAAACGCCCGCGACGAGCTCTTGCGCACCAGCGGGCGGGGGAAGGCGCAGATCAGCGATCTGGCCGCCGACCTGGAGAAGTGCGACGCCGCCCTGCGCGAGGCGCGGGCTCTCGCCGCGGGATACCCGACCCTCGTCGGGAAGGTCCAGCGCCTCGGCGCGGAGGTCGCGGGGCTGGTCGCTCAAAGGGCCGAGGCCGAGGCCGACGCGGCGCGCTACGAGCACCTGGTGCAGCTCTGGCCGATCTGGCTGGAGCGGCAGGCGTTCCTCGCCGACCTCGATCAGCTCGATCCCATCGACGAGTTTCCCGCGCCGGACGATCGACTGCTGGAAAAGCACGAAAACGACGTTGCCGACGCCAGGCAAGCCGGCGAGGCGCTGGCGAATCAGCGCGACGAGGCCCGCGAGCAGCTCGCGGCGCTGGTCCTCGATAGTCGCCTGCAAGCCGCTGGGCCGGCGGTCGAGG contains the following coding sequences:
- a CDS encoding AAA family ATPase; protein product: MLVTRVKIRNFGIFQDAAFDFGPGLTVLEGPNEAGKSTLLAFLRWALFGTHAIPPLRGGQAEGSVCLQIPGGTAEVTRWARGPRSSTVRVVLPGNVEGTEADLQAMLGRADSTLFTTVFSFSEAELGSFDQLGSDEIRARIFEAGISGAGQRATVALTKLVNARDELLRTSGRGKAQISDLAADLEKCDAALREARALAAGYPTLVGKVQRLGAEVAGLVAQRAEAEADAARYEHLVQLWPIWLERQAFLADLDQLDPIDEFPAPDDRLLEKHENDVADARQAGEALANQRDEAREQLAALVLDSRLQAAGPAVEALWQERSEQARRLQELPAHRSRVPDLESALDRALGDLGPGWDESRLSAFDRSIPAREEVRSVEERLDSARAAVHDAQVAERQAAESLGECEAATEEARAALAALRDLPDRDRLAAASAAVGKLRPGLAQRDRRRDRAEDRERTAADLERLRDQASGAPAALPGWMAPAAAFVAVALLAL